One genomic region from Cryptococcus deuterogattii R265 chromosome 7, complete sequence encodes:
- a CDS encoding 18S rRNA biogenesis protein RCL1 translates to MQPGPSKDILRFTGHRHLRQRILLSILSGKSMRIDGIRSDDVHIGLRDYEVNLLRLVEKVTNGSTIEISVTGTSFILHPGLLPGGSFTHSCHIGRSIGYYLEVLLPLAPFCKKPFNITLYGVTGEEGRDMTVDMIRTVTLPHLHLFGISDGLELQIKKRGSAPLGGGQVFFKCPVVRQLNTLHFVDKGKIKKIRGVSYSTRVSPQFANRMVESARSVLNRYVPDVYLYTDVYKGDDSGKSPGYGLTLVTQSTTSAVHSSECLSIAGEVTTPEDVALFASRLLLEELSRGGCIDSKHQWLVALLMALGKEDVSKCLFGNLTPYTIQFFRDMFAFFGTKYKLSEESSGEVLVSCIGTGYSNVNKSMA, encoded by the exons ATGCAGCCCGGCCCTTCGAAAGATATCTTGCGGTTCACCGGCCACAGACACCTTCGGCAGcgcattcttctttccatcctttctgGCAAATCTATGCGAATTGATGGCATACGCTCAGATGATGTTCACATTGGGCTCAGAGACTATGAAGTTAATCTTCTGAGACTAGTAGAAAAGGTCACTAATGGAAGCACGATTGAGATATCTGTCACAG GTACttcattcattcttcatcccGGGTTATTACCTGGAGGTAGTTTTACCCACAGTTGCCATATTGGTCGATCAATAGGATATTATCTTGAAGTACTGCTCCCTCTCGCTCCTTTTTGTAAGAAGCCGTTTAATATCACACTGTATGGCGTCACCGGTGAAGAGGGACGTGACATGACT GTTGACATGATTCGGACTGTCACACTTCCGCATTTACATCTTTTTGGAATTTCAGACGGACTCGAACTGCAGATCAAAAAGAGAGGATCCGCTCCCCTTGGCGGCGGGCAAGTCTTTTTCAAATGCCCTGTTGTTAGACAGTTGAATACATTACATTTTGTTGATAAAGGCAAAATAAAAAAGATTCGAGGAGTCTC TTACTCCACTCGTGTTTCTCCACAATTTGCCAATCGCATGGTGGAATCCGCGCGATCAGTGTTGAACAGATATGTTCCCGACGTGTATCTCTATACGGATGTTTATAAAGGAGATGACTCCGGAAA ATCTCCTGGCTATGGCTTAACTTTGGTTACGCAAAGTACAACTTCTGCTGTACACTCTTCCGAATGTCTCTCAATTGCGGGAGAAGTTACAACCCCTGAAGACGTTGCTTTATTTGCCAGCCGTCTTCTTTTAGAAGAACTTAGCCGTGGGGGTTGCATTGATAGTAAACACCAGTGGCTCGTGGCATTGCTCATGGCCCtcggaaaagaagatgtcaGCAAGTGTCTGTTCGGCAATTTGACACCGTATAC CATTCAGTTTTTCCGTGATATGTTCGCTTTCTTTGGGACCAAGTACAAACTTTCAGAAGAGTCTTCTGGAGAGGTATTGGTTAGCTGTATTGGCACCGGTTATAGCAATGTCAACAAGTCTATGGCTTAA
- a CDS encoding glucose-6-phosphate dehydrogenase → MSAPSNKSGSIPSMEATGEALKDETVVIVLGASGDLAKKKTFPALYALFAQGFLPKDVHIVGYARTKMDKDEFHKRQVQYIKGDQEKIKQFQELSSYVSGPYDQDAGYQELLKHIEELEGNREIRNRIFYMALPPSVFTTVAKGLKENCYSTRGTNRIIIEKPFGKDLESCRQMMSELKSEWAENETYRIDHYLGKEMVKNLLVLRFGNVFLDASFNKNYISNVQITFKEPFGTEGRGGYFDEFGIIRDVCQNHLMQALSILAMERPVSFSAEDIRDEKVKVLRCIPAIDRKDVLFGQYVGAGDKPGYLEDDTVPKDSKCPTFAAMTLWINNPRWEGVPFIMKAGKALNEAKVEIRVQYKDATQGIFMDIPRDELVMRIQPDEAVYLKMNNKLPGFHTRAVPVELDLTYKKRFTDANIPQAYEALILDAFKGDHSNFVRDDELDVAWKIFTPILHWIDSKDAPKPEPYPYGSRGPKEIDEFTAKYGFKRSPQTYSWPQTSANL, encoded by the exons ATGTCGGCGCCTTCTAACAAATCTGGctccattccttccatGGAGGCAACGGGTGAAGCTCTCAAAGACGAGACTGTCGTTATCGTGCTGGGGGCTAGTGGTGACCTtgccaaaaagaagactttcCCTGCCCTTTATGCCCTCTTCGCTCAGGGCTTTTTGCCTAAGGATGTTCACATTGTTGGATATGCGAGAACCA AGATGGATAAGGATGAATTCCACAAACGCCAAGTTCAATACATTAAGGGCGATCAGGAAAAGATCAAGCAATTCCAAGAACTATCATCCTACGTATCTGGCCCTTATGACCAGGATGCTGGTTATCAAGAGCTTCTCAAGCATATAGAGGAGCTTGAAGGCAACAGGGAGATCCGTAACCGCATTTTCTACATGGCTCTTCCCCCTTCAGTTTTCACTACCGTTGCCAAGGGTCTCAAGGAGAATTGCTACTCTACTCGAGGTACCAACCGTATCATCATTGAAAAGCCTTTCGGCAAGGATCTCGAGTCATGCCGCCAAATGATGAGCGAGCTTAAGTCCGAGTGGGCGGAAAACGAAACCTATCGTATCGATCACTACCTCGGCAAAGAGATGGTCAAGAACCTACTTGTTCTTCGCTTTGGTAATGTCTTCCTCGACGCCTCTTTCAACAAAAATTATATCAGCAACGTCCAGATCACCTTCAAAGAGCCTTTCGGCACCGAGGGCCGTGGGGGATACTTTGACGAATTTGGAATTATTCGTGATGTTTGCCAGAACC ATCTCATGCAGGCTTTGTCGATACTCGCTATGGAACGACCcgtttctttttctgccGAGGATATCCGGGATGAGAAG GTCAAGGTTCTCCGCTGCATCCCTGCTATCGACCGCAAGGACGTTCTTTTCGGTCAATACGTCGGCGCTGGGGACAAGCCAGGCtatcttgaagatgataccgTACCCAAAGACTCTAAATGTCCCACATTTGCTGCTATGACCTTGTGGATTAATAACCCGCGATGGGAAGGCGTTCCCTTCATCATGAAAGCAGGAAAAG CTTTGAACGAGGCCAAAGTCGAGATTCGAGTGCAGTACAAAGATGCCACGCAGGGTATTTTCATGGATATTCCTCGGGACGAGCTTGTCATGCGCATTCAACCTGATGAAGCTGTATACCTCAAAATGAACAACAAGCTTCCTGGATTCCACACGCGTGCTGTTCCCGTCGAACTTGACCTCACTTACAAGAAGCGATTCACGGACGCCAACATCCCTCAAGCCTACGAAGCTCTCATTCTCGATGCATTCAAGGGTGATCACTCGAACTTCGTTCGTGATGACGAGCTGGACGTTGCCTGGAAGATCTTTACCCCCATTCTTCATTGGATCGACAGTAAAG ATGCGCCTAAGCCAGAGCCGTACCCCTATGGTTCCCGAGGCCCTAAGGAAATCGACGAATTCACGGCTAAATATGGATTCAAGCGTAGCCCGCAGACCTA TTCATGGCCCCAGACGTCTGCAAATCTTTGA
- a CDS encoding rho GTPase activator — protein MVSTRPSPAPPGGRVAYPSATTYIPGDAKTAPVYLNAPPVKEISSPESDKERAQGLKTWWKGFRERESVGDKGDGRAVFGVPLEISTQYASVQLSTNGSDDSLYVWGVIPVVVAKCGLYLKENATMVEGTFRVSGSEKRMRDLQLLFDTGPKYGKDIDWKNLPYTTHDVGTIFRRFLTQMPEPIIPFHYYGAFRLVMEKLTSGETSVDQAIDEYKHLIQSLPDVNRYLLLYVLDLLSVFARHSEINLMTIPNLALIFQPGIISHQIHAMQPREHVLSQQVLEFLIEHQKHFVDVVKAASSRRSKQKSRSKRSGSKSSSKQMVSATLVKADSDLMVPSESDEEAPAGGYYVIEGRIRSPIPAANRTKSPSVEKVASPTSPRPKPTMDALEPSDSDEDAPPGGYEVRPGDFEGTRAALLARSKSHRNRASRTMSESLARRKTVPARMGVGPSSRIGKSAKVIKEAP, from the exons ATGGTGTCAACAAGACCGTCCCCTGCACCGCCCGGCGGCCGAGTTGCTTATCCCTCTGCTACGACCTACATCCCAGGAGACGCAAAAACTGCCCCGGTCTATCTTAATGCTCCTCCTGTCAAGGAAATTAGCTCCCCTGAGTCAGACAAGGAACGTGCACAGGGATTGAAAACTTGGTGGAAGGGCTtcagagaaagagagtCGGTTGGTGATAAGGGTG ACGGGCGAGCTGTGTTTGGGGTTCCTCTGGAAATATCCACACAGTATGCTTCGGTGCAGCTATCGACCAACGGATCTGATGATTCCCTTTACGTCTGGGG TGTGATTCCCGTCGTTGTAGCCAAGTGTGGATTATATTTGAAGGAAAATGCAACCATGGTAGAAGGGACGTTTCGTGTATCGGGCTCTGAAAAGCGAATGCGAGATCTTCAGTTGCTGTTCGATACAGGACCTAAG TATGGTAAAGATATTGATTGGAAAAACCTACCGTACACCACACACGACGTGGGGACCATTTTCAGAAG ATTTCTCACTCAAATGCCG GAACCCATTATACCCTTTCACTACTATGGGGCATTCAGATTGGTAATGGAGAAATTAACATCCGGAGAGACATCCGTCGATCAAGCTATTGACGAGTACAAACACCTCATTCAATCGCTACCCGACGTCAACAGGTATCTCCTGCTCTACGTATTAGATCTTCTGAGTGTTTTCGCCAGGCACTCAGAGATCAATCTCATGACTATACCAA ACTTGGCGCTTATATTCCAACCGGGCATCATTTCGCATCAGATACATGCCATGCAGCCTCGCGAGCATGTTTTATCTCAGCAAGTTTTGGAGTTCTTGATAGAACATCAAAAACATTTTGTTGATGTTGTGAAAGCA GCCTCTTCTCGTAGAAGCAAGCAAAAGTCTAGGTCGAAGCGGTCTGGCAGtaaatcatcttcaaagcaAATGGTATCTGCGACTTTAGTCAAAGCAGACTCGGATCTAATGGTTCCCTCGGAgtcagatgaagaagctccAGCAGGAGGCTACTATGTGATTGAAGGGCGGATCAGATCACCTATACCTGCTGCTAACAGGACTAAATCCCCTTCCGTTGAGAAGGTTGCATCACCGACGTCACCTCGTCCAAAGCCAACGATGGACGCATTGGAACCTTCAGATTCTGATGAGGATGCCCCTCCAGGTGGCTATGAAGTACGGCCCGGTGATTTTGAAGGTACCCGTGCTGCGTTGTTGGCAAGATCAAAGTCGCATCGTAACAGGGCATCTAGAACAATGAGCGAAAGCTTAGCTCGTCGGAAGACAGTACCTGCTCGTATGGGCGTCGGACCGAGCTCTAGGATCGGGAAGTCCGCAAAGGTGATCAAAGAGGCTCCATGA
- a CDS encoding sterol 3beta-glucosyltransferase, producing MRWFSTSEGVQRSGPPCAAQLFDLFKYMAGANADADFGQDETTESEENEVPTNFPPQGERPSSATWDNRSYALADDSHPHVTPQKTRPSTPSQAESENITPNYLEEAKQVTERERNSLSARLCAMSLGNLSNAMLFHSGKKVRRRTLPLKDQDPSPEIGAKSSSILLTPSASLDDYNIGAFGDSFDDMPLAGEDITDEEKVAAIIREFGDIASLCEDQEPERILAESKGSIFKSVMMIGNLHLTTHRLLFHASIPPDYGTKANVLSSLGSAADDATIRQPDVLQAGPVTIHYPEAIRPSRRVWMELSSEMVTTYPGADEASRVRPLKSVLLSSVRRINPIDHENPCDFYVEYETATGWKRGHFSVDTEQSAGQWRRAFQSALFRQARFKWRQSSGLSPPDNWSMMRVCIPLSRVTLKGITSYQSFATLIGMDVGIDAMLHPALSPLSSIENQLGDAPHKPKRIRPHSISSIKPPALPFSRTASRKSQLSSLQAGDADAAKSFDTSNSYSASQDNLKEQKSLAFNIAVLNEQVWFAEALQSAVNASKLRKYAETAKEPKIVLEVDGHDCLAADDELELKSLGSPGSNESEEDEDSGDGLLQQTRKREKAFMAAKVFGLKEEEGIWMKRCYIITSFLPVRGHIIITPRYICFWRRVAVGTDIRYRFPVEDVENVISVPGIRAHFYAFALQIKGHEDLRFEFWKQASRDEVMAHIKSLAGKNPVVTALGSRSPLSRTPDSGKQTFEMHPADVLAPSKSSLFEPLSVTGDCLPYLPFVANQPLFTARLKPRTFVCLTIGSRGDVQPYIALGLGLKNHGHKVVIVTHSEFKDWVEGYGIEHREAGGDPTVLMKLSQEHKMLSPGFFKESLRSFRQWLDNLLLESWQACKDADVLIESPSAMAGIHIAEALKIPYFRAFTMPWTRTSAYPQAFLVPTFEMGPSFNYATYVLFDNIMWKATAPQINRWRKKYLNLKPTDLSTLSITKVPFLYNFSPSVVPKPLDWHDDVIITGYWNLEDSDRDWVPPTALEEFIVKANEKGRPIVYIGFGSIVVPQPDEMTQSIIKAVEKANVWAIIAKGWSSRGGDPAKEGQNITFPESCYGIDKVPHAWLFPRVRAALHHGGAGTVGASLRAGIPTLIKPWFGDQFFWSIRVSKLGVGLKVPSLRPDDVASALIKATSDRVMIEKAARIGERIRSENGVATAISAISYNISRAASDRRTAR from the exons ATGCGATGGTTCTCTACATCAGAGGGGGTCCAGCGGTCAGGCCCACCATGTGCTGCTCAGCTGTTTGACCTCTTCAAATACATGGCGGGAGCCAACGCAGATGCCGATTTTGGCCAGGATGAAACCACtgaaagtgaagagaaCGAGGTCCCCACCAACTTTCCCCCTCAAGGCGAAAGACCTTCATCAGCAACTTGGGACAATCGCTCGTACGCTTTAGCTGATGATTCCCATCCGCATGTAACTCCCCAGAAGACTAGGCCCTCAACTCCCTCACAAGCAGAGAGTGAAAATATAACTCCAAACTACCTTGAGGAAGCTAAACAGGTCACTGAAAGAGAGCGGAATTCATTGAGTGCCCGACTGTGCG CAATGTCATTGGGCAATCTGTCGAACGCGATGTTGTTCCACAGCGGCAAGAAAGTTAGAAGAAGGACTTTGCCGCTCAAAGATCAGGATCCTTCACCCGAAATAGGGGccaaatcatcctccatccttttAACTCCCTCCGCCTCCTTGGATGATTATAACATAGGGGCGTTTGGGGATTCATTTGATGATATGCCCTTGGCTGGTGAAGATATCActgacgaagagaaggtaGCGGCCATTATCAGAGAGTTTGGAGACATTGCCAGTTTGTGTGAGGACCAGGAACCTGAGAGAATTCTTGCTGAAAGCAAGGGTAGCATTTTTAA GAGCGTCATGATGATA GGCAATTTGCATCTCACAACCCAtcgtctcctcttccatgcGTCTATTCCCCCTGATTATGGAACGAAAGCCAAtgttctttcctccttAGGGTCCGCAGCAGATGACGCCACAATCCGCCAACCGGACGTGCTTCAAGCCGGCCCAGTCACGATTCATTACCCAGAAGCTATCAGACCCTCAAGACGGGTGTGGATGGAATTGAGCTCGGAGATGGTCACCACCTACCCTGGTGCGGATGAAGCCAGCCGCGTGCGACCCCTCAAAAGCGTTTTAT TGTCTTCTGTCCGACGAATAAATCCAATAGATCATGAAAACCCTTGTGATTTTTATGTGGAGTACGAGACTGCTACTGGTTGGAAGCGAGGCCACTTCTCTGTCGACACTGAG CAATCAGCCGGACAGTGGAGGCGGGCCTTCCAATCTGCACTGTTCCGCCAAGCGCGATTTAAATGGCGCCAATCAAGTGGCCTTAGCCCTCCCGATAACTGGTCAATGATGCGTGTCTGCATTCCATTAAGCAGAGTTACTCTCAAAGGTATCACTAGCTATCAGTCCTTTGCCACTCTAATAGGAATGGATGTGGGGATTGACGCTATGTTACATCCGGCTTTATCGCCACTGTCAAGCATTGAAAATCAACTAGGTGATGCTCCACATAAACCCAAGCGTATACGCCCGCACTCTATATCATCAATCAAGCCACcagctcttccattctccagAACGGCCTCTCGAAAATCTCAGCTATCTTCACTTCAGGCAGGAGACGCTGATGCTGCCAAATCATTCGATACTTCGAACAGCTATTCAGCTAGTCAAGACAACTTAAAAGAGCAAAAATCGCTTGCATTTAATATTGCAGTTCTCAACGAGCAGGTATGGTTTGCTGAGGCGCTGCAATCTGCGGTGAACGCGTCAAAATTACGGAAATATGCAGAGACAGCCAAGGAGCCTAAAATTGTCCTCGAAGTTGACGGACACGATTGTCTTGCCGCAGATGACGAGTTGGAATTGAAAAGCTTGGGGAGCCCAGGGTCCAACGAGtcggaggaggatgaagatagcGGTGATGGTCTGCTACAACAAACTCGAAAGCGAGAGAAGGCTTTCATGGCCGCAAAAGTATTCGGTTtaaaggaggaagaggggattTGGA TGAAACGCTGCTATATTATAACATCATTCCTGCCGGTCCGTGGGCATATCATTATAACGCCTCGGTACATCTGTTTCTGGCGCAGAGTAGCTGTTGGAACAGATATTAGA TATCGTTTCCCAGttgaagatgtggaaaaTGTCATTTCTGTTCCCGGAATACGGGCGCACTTCTACGCGTTTGCTCTGCAGATAAAAGGGCATGAAGATCTTCGCTTTGAATTCTGGAAACAGGCATCAAGGGATGAA GTTATGGCACACATCAAATCATTGGCTGGAAAGAATCCAGTAGTCACAGCCCTCGGTTCAAGATCGCCATTGTCCCGAACGCCGGACAGTGGAAAGCAAACCTTTGAAATGCATCCAGCCGACGTCCTTGCCCCCTCAAAAAGCTCTCTATTTGAACCACTATCTGTGACAGGTGATTGTCTACCGTATTTACCATTCGTGGCCAATCAGCCACTTTTTACCGCACGCCTAAAACCGCGCACTTTCGTGTGTCTTACCATTGGCTCGAGGGGGGATGTCCAGCCCTATATCGCGCTGGGGCTGGGACTGAAAAACCATGGGCATAAAGTGGTGATAGTAACACATT CGGAATTCAAGGACTGGGTCGAGGGCTACGGAATTGAACACCGAGAAGCAGGAGGTGACCCGACTGTTCTGATGAAGCTCAGTCAAGAACATAAAATGCTCTCTCCGGGATTTTTCAAAGAGTCACTGAGATCATTTCGTCAGTGGCTGGATAATT TATTGCTGGAGTCATGGCAAGCGTGCAAAGATGCCGATGTCCTCATTGAAAGTCCATCCGCTATGGCAGGGATACATATCGCCGAGGCCCTGAAAATACCATATTTCAGAGCTTTCACCATGCCTTGGACCAGGACCTCTGCATATCCTCAAGCATTTTTGGTTCCAACATTTGAAATGGGGCCTAGCTTCAATTATGCGACTTACGTGCTGTTTGATAATATCATGTGGAAAGCAACCGCTCCGCAAATCAATCGCTGGCGTAAAAAGTACCTGAACCTCAAACCGACAGATTTATCAACCCTCTCTATTACAAAGGTTCCCTTCCTGTATAACTTTAGCCCCTCTGTTGTTCCAAAGCCACTTGACTGGCATGACGATGTCATTATTACCGGTTACTGGAACCTGGAAGATAGTGACAGGGACTGGGTACCTCCAACTGCATTGGAAGAGTTTATTGTCAAAGCAaacgaaaaaggaagacCTATAGTTTACATT GGGTTTGGATCTATTGTTGTCCCACAACCTGATGAGATGACTCAAAGTATAATCAAAGCGGTTGAAAAAG CCAATGTTTGGGCGATCATTGCCAAGGGATGGTCTTCACGAGGTGGTGACCCAGCCAAAGAAGGGCAGAATATCACGTTCCCGGAAAGTTGTTATGGTATTGATAAAGTTCCTCATGCTTGGTTGTTCCCAAGAG TTCGAGCAGCATTACATCATGGCGGTGCAGGAACTGTTGGTGCTAGTTTAAGAGCCGGTATCCCTACCTTAATCAAGCCCTGGTTTGG AGACCAGTTCTTTTGGTCGATACGTGTTTCAAAGCTTGGTGTTGGGTTGAAAGTCCCATCTTTGCGGCCTGATGATGTGGCTTCAGCCCTTATCAAGGCCACATCTGATAGAGTTATGATTGAGAAGGCAGCTCGGATCGGTGAACGTATACGGTCAGAAAATGGCGTGGCTACGGCCATCAGTGCCATCAGCTACAACATCTCCAGAGCTGCAAGTGATCGTAGGACAGCGCGATAG
- a CDS encoding 2-nitropropane dioxygenase: MPIVTELTRLLGIKYPIVQGGMQWVGTPPLAAAVARAGGLGMLTALTQPNPEALREAIRETRRLLGNEKGKFGVNITLLPSINPPDYMGYTRAALEEGVDIFETAGNNPKPLIDYIRTYKADNSKGPTPKRFIIHKCVTIKHALSGQKMGVDVLSIDGFECAGHPGEEDIGGLVLLAKAAKEITIPYVASGGFADGRGLAAALSLGASGINMGTRFMCTVESPIHQNIKEKIVHSTEKDTIHIFRTLGNTARVYRNSVSTEVVRLEKRPQGAKFEDLRELVAGARGRKVYETGDYDAGIWSAGITIGLINDIPTCASLIERIDQEASDVIKGLCGQIENQNKAKL; the protein is encoded by the exons ATGCCCATAGTCACGGAGCTCACTCGTCTGTTAGGTATCAAG TACCCTATTGTGCAAGGTG GAATGCAATGGGTCGGTACTCCGCCGTTGGCTGCTGCAGTCGCGCGTGCCGGGGGACTAGGCATGCTTACTGCTTTGACTCAACCGAACCCAGAAGCTCTAAGAGAGGCCATCAGAGAGACAAGGCGCCTATTGGGTAACGAAAAGGGCAAGTTT GGGGTAAATATTACCCTACTTCCATCGATTAACCCTCCCGATTA TATGGGATATACAAGGGCAGCTCTTGAGGAAGGAGTCGATATCTTCGAGACGGCTGGAAATAATC CCAAACCTCTCATCGACTACATAAGGACATATAAGGCAGATAACTCTAAGGGACCTACTCCAAAAAGATTCATTATTCACAAATGTGTAACCATCAAGCATGCTTTGTCAGGTCAGAAGATGGGGGTAGATGTTTTAAGTATTGATGGGTTTGAAT GTGCTGGTCATcctggagaggaagacattGGCGGCTTGGTCTTG CTTGCGAAAGCAGCCAAAGAGATTACGATCCCATACGTCGCTTCCGGAGGATTTGCCGATGGGCGTGGACTAGCGGCTGCTTTATCCCTTGGGGCATCT GGAATTAACATGG GTACCCGATTTATGTGCACTGTTGAGTCGCCCATTCACCAGAATATCAAAGAAAAAATAGTCCATTCGACGGAGAAAGATACTATCCACATATTTCG TACGCTGGGCAATACCGCTCGAGTCTATCGCAATTCAGTGTCGACTGAAGTTGTCCGATTGGAAAAAAGACCCCAAGGTGCCAAATTTGAAGATCTTCGAGAGCTTGTTGCTGGCGCCAGAGGACGCAAAGTTTACGAGACGGGCGATTACGATGCTGGAATATGGTC GGCTGGTATCACCATCGGACTTATTAATGACATCCCAACATGTGCAAGCTTGATAGAAAGGATTGACCAAGAGGCATCGGACGTGATAAAGGGTTTATGTGGTCAAATTGAAAATCAGAACAAGGCCAAGCTTTGA